Proteins co-encoded in one Ciconia boyciana chromosome 14, ASM3463844v1, whole genome shotgun sequence genomic window:
- the NOL4L gene encoding nucleolar protein 4-like isoform X4 encodes MNDSTWISADQHLNSSLSPSQDESMRSPQNLHGQEDDDSSSESCSGNGSSTLNPSTSSSTQGDSAFPEMNGNGTAAPMDFTASADDQPINLCDKLAPAHVTPSYQSDGCSADGLRSRVKYAVKTTAESPPYSSGSYDSIKTEVSGCPEDLTVGRAPTADEDDDDHDDHEDNDKINDSEGMDPERLKAFNMFVRLFVDENLDRMVPISKQPKEKIQAIIESCSRQFPEFQERARKRIRTYLKSCRRMKKNGMEMTRPTPPHLTSAMAENILAAACESETRKAAKRMRLEIYQTSQDEPIALDKQHSRDSTAITHSSYSLPASSYSQDPVYINGSLNYSYRGYGSLGGSLQPPASLQTGNHSNGPTDLSMKGGASSTAPSNSTSRGMQAAQLSPTEISAVRQLIAGYRESAAFLLRSADELENLILQQN; translated from the exons ATGACTCCTCGTCAGAGAGCTGCAGCGGGAATGGCTCCTCCACCCTGAACCcctccacctccagcagcacGCAGGGCGACAGCGCCTTTCCCGAAATGAATGGGAATGGCACCGCGGCCCCCATGGACTTCACCGCCTCCGCCGACGACCAGCCCATCAACCTCTGCGACAAGCTCGCGCCTGCCCACGTCACCCCTTCCTACCAGTCGGACGGCTGCAGCGCCGATGGGCTGCGCAGCAGGGTCAAGTACGCGGTGAAGACCACGGCAGAG TCCCCGCCATACAGCTCCGGCAGCTACGACTCCATCAAGACAGAGGTCAGCGGCTGCCCCGAGGACCTGACCGTTGGCAGGGCCCCAACGGCTGACGAAGATGACGATGACCATGATGACCATGAAGACAACGATAAGATAAATGACTCGGAGGGGATGGACCCGGAGAGGCTAAAGGCCTTCAAC ATGTTTGTGCGTCTTTTCGTGGATGAGAACCTGGACCGGATGGTTCCCATCTCCAAGCAGCCCAAGGAGAAGATCCAGGCCATCATCGAGTCCTGCAGCCGGCAGTTCCCCGAGTTCCAGGAGCGGGCGCGCAAGCGCATCCGCACCTACCTCAAGTCCTGCCGCCGCATGAAGAAGAACGGGATGGAGATG ACCAGGCCCACGCCGCCACACCTGACCTCGGCCATGGCGGAGAACATCCTGGCCGCCGCCTGCGAGAGCGAAACGCGGAAAGCAGCCAAGAGGATGCGGCTGGAGATCTACCAGACCTCCCAG GACGAACCGATCGCTCTAGACAAGCAGCACTCCAGAGACTCCACAGCCATCACCCACTCCTCCTATTCACTGCCAGCTTCATCTTACTCCCAAGACCCGGTCTACATCAATGGAAGCCTGAATTACAGCTACCGTGGCTACGGGTCCCTGGGGGGCAGCCTGCAGCCACCCGCCTCCCTCCAGACGGGCAACCACAGTAACG GTCCGACCGATCTCAGCATGAAAGGTGGGGCCTCCAGCACGGCCCCCTCCAACAGCACCAGCAGGGGAATGCAGgctgcccagctcagccccacggaGATCAGCGCAGTGCGGCAGCTGATCGCCGGCTACCGAGAGTCGGCGGCATTTCTGCTTCGATCTGCAGACGAACTGGAAAACCTCATTTTACAGCAGAACTGA